A stretch of Zonotrichia albicollis isolate bZonAlb1 chromosome 32, bZonAlb1.hap1, whole genome shotgun sequence DNA encodes these proteins:
- the LOC141726103 gene encoding uncharacterized protein LOC141726103, protein MESSEEPVAEAVWSGSTARQGEANGEEKPRRSLSRRGCKGRARGSEGERASPGHGGAQRSELGPREQLQGGEEKPHKCSECGKSFKRRSCLIVHQRTHTGSEGEKPSLEQGQSSELGVHEQLQGGEEKPHKCSECGKSFRCRSKLTAHLRSHTGESPFECAECHQRFYTKSDLVIHQRIHTNERPFCCPDCGNGFRERSSLVVHQRIHTGEKPYRCGECGQSFRHSSSLSAHQRTHTGERPYECDQCQKRFVRSSELLVHQRSHTDERPFQCPDCGKGFNLVSTLNRHRMIHTGERPYECDQCNKRFLTSTNLLHHKLIHTEERPFHCRDCGQSFRQKSTLITHRRIHTGERPHECPQCGKSFRASSSLTVHLRSHTGERPFECGECGKSFMSKYKLTYHQRSHTGERPYECDQCKKRFRSSSELVVHQRSHSDERPFQCPDCRKRFKSVSDLNQHRRIHTGERPYECGQCRKRFRSSSNLLSHQITHTEERPFRCRECGKGFRRTSHLNTHRRIHTGEGLQECPQCGKSFIQSSSLTVHLRSHTGERPYECDQCQKGFYTSSDLLVHQRIHTDERPFRCPDCGVGFKEKSTLVKHRRIHTGERPYKCPQCGKGFRDSSSRTIHLRSHTGERPYKCDQCQKGFNTSCDLRMHQRIHTDERPFRCPECGVGFKHNSTLIAHRRSHTGERPYKCSECGKSFRRRSCLMRHCRIHTGERPYQCDQCQKSFMSSRDLVVHQRSHTDERPFQCPDCGMGFKRVSHLHRHRRIHTEERPYKCDHCGKDFKHSSTLITHQRIHTGERPYECDQCQKGFYTSSHLLKHQRIHTDEKPFRCPECGVGFKENSTLVRHRRIHTGERPFQCDQCQKGFLSRRDLLGHQRSHTDERPFQCPDCGTGFNLVSHLNRHRMIHTGERPYECGQCRKRFRSSSHLLSHQLIHSEERPFHCRDCGKGFRQKSHLNTHRRIHTGERPYKCDQCQKGFYTSSDLLKHQRIHTDERPFRCPDCGVGFKEKSTLVTHRRIHTGERPYKCPQCGKGFIDSSSRTIHLRSHTGERPYKCDQCQKGFYTSSELLRHQRIHTDERPFRCPECGVGFKHKSHLIVHRRIHTGERPYQCPQCGKGFTTSSTMTKHQKSQH, encoded by the exons atggagagcagcgaggagccggtggcagaggccgtttggagcggctccacggctcggcagggagaagccaacggggaggagaagccgcggagatccctgagcaggaggggctgcaaaggcagagcgcggggatccgagggggaaagagccagcccgggccatggaggggctcagagatccgagctggggccccgtgagcagctccagggtggggaggagaagccccacaagtgctccgagtgtgggaagagcttcaagaggagatcctgcctgattgtgcaccagagaacccacacgggatctgagggggaaaaacccagcctggagcagggtcagagctcagagctgggggtccatgagcagctccagggtggggaggagaagccccacaagtgctccgagtgtgggaagagtttcAGGTGTAGGTCCAAACTGActgcccacctgaggagccacaccggggagagtcCCTTTGAATGTGCTGAATGCCATCAGAGGTTTTACACCAAGTCCGATCTCGTCATTCACCAGCGCATTCACACCAACGAGCGGCCATTTTGCTGTCCTGATTGTGGAAACGGATTCAGGGAAAGGTCCAGCCTCGTCGTCCACCAGCgaatccacactggggagaagccctataggtgtggggagtgtgggcagagcttTAGACATAGTTCCAGCCTTTCAGCccaccagagaacccacacgggggaacgaccctacgagtgtgaccagtgccagaagaggtttgtgaggagctctgagctcctggtgcaccagcgctcacacacggacgagaggcccttccagtgccccgactgcgggaagggcttcaaccTCGTCTCCACCCTGAACAGGCACCggatgatccacaccggggagaggccctacgagtgtgatcagtgcaatAAGAGGTTCCTGACCAGCACCAACCTCCTCCATCACAAGCTCatccacaccgaggagaggccgtTCCACTGTCGAGACTGCGGGcagagcttcaggcaaaagtcCACTCtgatcacccaccggcgcatccacactggggagagaccccacgagtgtccccagtgtgggaagagcttcagagcgagctccagcctgactgtgcacctgaggagccacaccggggagaggccctttgagtgtggggagtgcggGAAGAGTTTCATGTCCAAGTACAAACTGACTTaccaccagaggagccacacggGGGAGCGACCCTACGAGTGTGACCAGTGCAAGAAGAGGTTTAGGAGCAGCTCTGAACTCGTGGTGCACCAGCGCTCACACTcagacgagaggcccttccagtgccccgactgcAGGAAGCGCTTCAAAAGCGTCTCCGACCTCAACcagcaccggcgcatccacaccggggagaggccctacgagtgtggtcAGTGCAGGAAACGCTTTCggagcagctccaatctcctcagTCACCAGATCAcccacaccgaggagaggccgtTCCGCTGCCGTgagtgcgggaagggcttcagacGCACGTCCCACCTCaacacccaccggcgcatccacactggcgAGGGACTCcaggagtgtccccagtgtgggaagagtttcatccagagctccagcctgactgtCCACCTCAgaagccacaccggggagaggccctacgagtgtgatcagtgccagaagggctTTTACACCTCGTCTGATCTCCTTgtccaccagcgcatccacacggacgagaggcccttccgctgtcccgattgtggggtgggattcaaagAGAAGTCAACCCTCGTCAAACACAGgaggatccacaccggggagagaccctacaagtgcccccagtgtgggaagggcttcagagaCAGCTCCAGCCGGACTATCCATCTCAgaagccacaccggggagaggccctacaagtgtgatcagtgccagaagggctTTAACACCTCGTGTGATCTCCGCatgcaccagcgcatccacacggacgagaggcccttccgctgtcccgaatgtggggtgggattcaagcacaactccaccctcatcgCCCACCGGCgcagccacaccggggagagaccct acaagtgctccgagtgtgggaagagcttcaggaggAGATCCTGCCTAATGCGGCATTGCAGAATCCACACGGGAGAGCGACCGTACCAGTGtgaccagtgccagaagagCTTTATGAGCAGCCGTGATCTCGTGGTGCACCAGCGctcacacacggacgagaggcccttccagtgccccgactgcgggatgGGGTTCAAAAGAGTCTCCCACCTCCacaggcaccggcgcatccacaccgaggagaggccctacaagtgtgatcaCTGTGGGAAGGACTTcaagcacagcagcaccctcatCACCCATCAGCgtatccacaccggggagaggccctatgagtgtgatcagtgccagaagggctTTTACACCTCGTCTCATCTCCTCaagcaccagcgcatccacacggatGAGAAAcccttccgctgtcccgaatgtggggtgggattcaaagAGAACTCAACTTTGGTCAGACACAGgaggatccacaccggggagagacccttCCAGTGTGACCAGTGCCAGAAGGGCTTTTTGAGCCGCCGTGATCTCCTGGGGCACCAGCGctcacacacggacgagaggcccttccagtgccccgactgcgggacgGGCTTCAATCTCGTCTCCCACCTCAACAGGCACCggatgatccacaccggggagaggccctacgagtgtggtcAGTGCAGGAAACGGTTTCGgagcagctcccatctcctcagtcaccagctcattcacagcgaggagaggccgttccactgccgtgactgcgggaagggcttcaggcaaAAGTCCCACCTCaacacccaccggcgcatccacaccggggagaggccctacaagtgtgatcagtgccagaagggctTTTACACCTCGTCTGATCTCCTCaagcaccagcgcatccacacggatgagaggcccttccgctgtcccgattgtggggtgggattcaaagAGAAGTCAACCCTCGTCACACACAGgaggatccacaccggggagagaccctacaagtgcccccagtgtgggaagggcttcataGACAGCTCCAGCCGGACTATCCATCTCAgaagccacaccggggagaggccctacaagtgtgatcagtgccagaagggcttttacacctcgtctgaactcctcaggcaccagcgcatccacacggacgagaggcccttccgctgtcccgaatgtggggtgggattcaagcACAAGTCCCACCTCATcgtccaccggcgcatccacactggagagagaccctaccagtgtccccagtgtgggaagggcttcaccaCAAGCAGCACCATGACCAAACACCAgaagagccagcactga
- the LOC141726057 gene encoding uncharacterized protein LOC141726057: MESSEEPVAEAVWSGSTARQGEANGEEKPRRSLSRRGCKGRARGSEGERASLGHGGAQRSELGPREQLQGGEEKPHKCSECGKSFKRRSCLIVHQRTHTGSEGEKPSLEQGQSSELGVQEQLQGGEEKPHKCSECGKSFRRRSCLMRHCRIHTGERPYQCDQCQKSFMSSRDLVVHQRSHTDERPFQCPDCGMGFKRVSHLHRHRRIHTEERPYKCDHCGKDFKHSSTLITHQRIHTGERPYECDQCQKGFYTSSHLLKHQRIHTDEKPFRCPECGVGFKENSTLVRHRRIHTGERPFQCDQCQKGFLSRRDLLGHQRSHTDERPFQCPDCGTGFNLVSHLNRHRMIHTGERPYECGQCRKRFRSSSHLLSHQLIHSEERPFHCRDCGKGFRQKSHLNTHRRIHTGERPYKCDQCQKGFYTSSDLLKHQRIHTDERPFRCPDCGVGFKEKSTLVTHRRIHTGERPYKCPQCGKGFIDSSSRTIHLRSHTGERPYKCDQCQKGFYTSSELLRHQRIHTDERPFRCPECGVGFKHKSHLIVHRRIHTGERPYQCPQCGKGFTTSSTMTKHQKSQH; encoded by the coding sequence atggagagcagcgaggagccggtggccgaggccgtttggagcggctccacggctcggcagggagaagccaacggggaggagaagccgcggagatccctgagcaggaggggctgcaaaggcagagcgcggggatccgagggggaaagagccagcctgggccatggaggggctcagagatccgagctggggccccgtgagcagctccagggaggggaggagaagccccacaagtgctccgagtgtgggaagagcttcaagcggagatcctgcctgattgtgcaccagagaACGCACacgggatctgagggggaaaaacccagcctggagcagggtcagagctcagagctgggggtccaagagcagctccagggtggggaggagaagccccacaagtgctccgagtgtgggaagagcttcaggaggAGATCCTGCCTAATGCGGCATTGCAGAATCCACACGGGAGAGCGACCGTACCAGTGtgaccagtgccagaagagCTTTATGAGCAGCCGTGATCTCGTGGTGCACCAGCGctcacacacggacgagaggcccttccagtgccccgactgcgggatgGGGTTCAAAAGAGTCTCCCACCTCCacaggcaccggcgcatccacaccgaggagaggccctacaagtgtgatcaCTGTGGGAAGGACTTcaagcacagcagcaccctcatCACCCATCAGCgtatccacaccggggagaggccctatgagtgtgatcagtgccagaagggctTTTACACCTCGTCTCATCTCCTCaagcaccagcgcatccacacggatGAGAAAcccttccgctgtcccgaatgtggggtgggattcaaagAGAACTCAACTTTGGTCAGACACAGgaggatccacaccggggagagacccttCCAGTGTGACCAGTGCCAGAAGGGCTTTTTGAGCCGCCGTGATCTCCTGGGGCACCAGCGctcacacacggacgagaggcccttccagtgccccgactgcgggacgGGCTTCAATCTCGTCTCCCACCTCAACAGGCACCggatgatccacaccggggagaggccctacgagtgtggtcAGTGCAGGAAACGGTTTCGgagcagctcccatctcctcagtcaccagctcattcacagcgaggagaggccgttccactgccgtgactgcgggaagggcttcaggcaaAAGTCCCACCTCaacacccaccggcgcatccacaccggggagaggccctacaagtgtgatcagtgccagaagggctTTTACACCTCGTCTGATCTCCTCaagcaccagcgcatccacacggatgagaggcccttccgctgtcccgattgtggggtgggattcaaagAGAAGTCAACCCTCGTCACACACAGgaggatccacaccggggagagaccctacaagtgcccccagtgtgggaagggcttcataGACAGCTCCAGCCGGACTATCCATCTCAgaagccacaccggggagaggccctacaagtgtgatcagtgccagaagggcttttacacctcgtctgaactcctcaggcaccagcgcatccacacggacgagaggcccttccgctgtcccgaatgtggggtgggattcaagcACAAGTCCCACCTCATcgtccaccggcgcatccacactggagagagaccctaccagtgtccccagtgtgggaagggcttcaccaCAAGCAGCACCATGACCAAACACCAgaagagccagcactga